In one window of Nerophis ophidion isolate RoL-2023_Sa linkage group LG05, RoL_Noph_v1.0, whole genome shotgun sequence DNA:
- the LOC133553188 gene encoding sterile alpha motif domain-containing protein 1-like, whose product MTSAASTPPMTSAASTPPMTSAASTPPMTSAASTPAPTSAPQPPPAEVSVLAAAPAALSAVSGPASARPPPRQPRMWPCPGRPPRGMHSSLFRPMMWLFRGRPPRQFQRRSTRRRHLTFPRWLRGHKGTSGICSLRGRSCNDLSLTF is encoded by the exons atgacgtctgccgcttccacgccgccgatgacgtctgccgcttccacgccgccgatgacgtctgccgcttccacgccgccgatgacgtctgccgcttccacgccggcaccaacatcggctcctcagccgcctcctgcagaggtatctgttttggctgcagcccccgccgctttgtctgctgtctccgggcctgcttcagcgcgcccgcctccacgtcagccgcggatgtggccgtgccctgggcgtcctcctcgcgggatgcactcgtctctttttcggccaatgatgtggctgttccgtggccgcccgccccgccagttccagcggcgctctacgcgccgtcgccacctgactttccctcgctggctgcggggacacaag ggaacatctggtatctgttccttgagggggaggtcctgtaacgatctgtcacttactttctga